Part of the Halalkalibacter krulwichiae genome is shown below.
ACCTTTCTTTAAATAGTTTGCTACATTCTCAGCCTGTTTACGCCATATAACACAATTAATAAAGTCTGCATCACGTTCACCACTTTCATTTGAAAACATTCGATTAACAGCTAATGTAAAATTGGCAACGGCCACTCCATTTGGCGTGTACCTAAGTTCTGGATCTTTTGTAAGTCTTCCAACTAAAACAACTCGATTTAACATGTTTAATGTCCCCTTTAGCTATCTTTTGTAACTGCAATATTCAAATTTAGAGCAAGCTTGTAGAAAGCTTTCCATCGAATTCTTGTATAAGTATTTGCACTGATGGGAGGCTGAAACTTGAATGCGTAGATGTTATGATCCGTGATGTAATCAGAGTTATCGCTCATATATCTCTCTTCAATCAAGAACCGTTCTAATGGCGGAAGTCGCTTAACAGCTCGTTCTACTTTGTCACAAAAGGCCTTTCTCTTTTCTTGTTCCTCGACGTTATGCAATGCAATTTGAGCTGTTTGATCGCTCGTTTCATTCGTGGGACCGTGAAACCGTTCATTGTAACCAGCTGTGATACTCGCTTCACGTTCCTCAAATGTTAAATACTTATAAATACGGTATTTCTCCAACATATCCAATACTTTCTCTTTTGTTTTCTTTTGGTCCAGCTCCGGTAGTTCAAAAATCAATTACATTCACCTCGCTCCAGTTTGATAGAGGAAACCCCGACATAAGCCGGGGAAACATTCTTAAAATGGAAGCTCATCATCCTCTAAGTCGTCAGAATCAACTTTTTCCGATTCTTCTTCATCCCACTCTTCTTCTGGAGCATCCTCTACTGTTGCCGCTACCTCTTCAACTGCCTTTTTCACTTCGACATTTCCGCCTAGATCCACAGCGTATTCAATACCTTCATGCGGATCTTCTGTTTTCTCCGGTTGAGCTTCCATTATTTCTTTTGGCGTATTGTAACTGTAAGCCAGATCAATCAAGAAATATTGGCCATACTTGTTATATTTTTCGCTAATTTTCCAAGATACTAAGTGCATGTCTTTCTTTGCTTCTTCAACGAATTTTTCCGCTTGTACCTGAGTTCCTGCATACGATTGCTTCTTCATATTAAGTTCTTTAACTGTCATTTTTAATTATCCCCTTTAATTTTAGTTTCAAAGAATTCTAGCTCCACATGTTCCATTAAAAATTGATTGTTATCATCAGGACCGATGAAGAACGTTTCTAAGTATTGATTGCCTAGCATCCTAACGTTGTAATAATCGAACAGGTCTTTTATGTCACTTACAATATCGTGCATATCATATTTAGGTTGTTCAAAGATGTCTGTGAAAGGTTCTGGAAGAG
Proteins encoded:
- a CDS encoding ArpU family phage packaging/lysis transcriptional regulator, which translates into the protein MIFELPELDQKKTKEKVLDMLEKYRIYKYLTFEEREASITAGYNERFHGPTNETSDQTAQIALHNVEEQEKRKAFCDKVERAVKRLPPLERFLIEERYMSDNSDYITDHNIYAFKFQPPISANTYTRIRWKAFYKLALNLNIAVTKDS
- a CDS encoding organic solvent tolerance protein OstA; this translates as MTVKELNMKKQSYAGTQVQAEKFVEEAKKDMHLVSWKISEKYNKYGQYFLIDLAYSYNTPKEIMEAQPEKTEDPHEGIEYAVDLGGNVEVKKAVEEVAATVEDAPEEEWDEEESEKVDSDDLEDDELPF